A genome region from Bacteroidales bacterium includes the following:
- the tnpA gene encoding IS200/IS605 family transposase, producing MSGTFSQIYIQVVFAVKGRESLINVSWEEELYKYISGIVKNKGQKMLAINGMPDHIHFFIGMKPSCCLSDLVREIKKSSNEFIKEKRFVRFKFQWQEGYGAFSYSHSNLDAVINYIAKQKQHHKKKTFKEEYVEFLKRFQIEFKDEYLFEWIDDEPEVFKC from the coding sequence ATGTCCGGAACATTTTCGCAAATTTACATACAAGTGGTATTTGCTGTAAAAGGTAGAGAAAGCCTAATTAATGTTAGTTGGGAGGAAGAGCTTTACAAATACATCTCAGGTATTGTGAAAAATAAAGGACAAAAAATGCTTGCCATCAATGGGATGCCCGACCATATACATTTTTTCATAGGAATGAAGCCCTCCTGTTGTTTATCCGATTTGGTTAGGGAAATAAAGAAATCATCTAATGAGTTTATCAAAGAAAAGAGATTTGTCAGGTTTAAATTTCAATGGCAGGAAGGATATGGGGCATTTTCGTATAGTCATTCAAATTTGGATGCAGTGATAAATTACATTGCAAAACAAAAGCAGCATCACAAAAAGAAAACCTTCAAGGAAGAATACGTGGAGTTTTTAAAGCGGTTTCAAATCGAGTTTAAAGACGAATACTTATTTGAATGGATTGATGATGAACCCGAGGTGTTTAAATGTTAA